The nucleotide sequence CGAAAGCAGGCAATCGCAGATATTAAGTTATCGACAACCATGTGAACAGGAGGAGAATGGAGCCGTGCGAAACGGCTCCATTTATTTCTAGAAACAAGTCTTTATCTAGGAGGTGACAGGGGATTGCAAATTATATTAGTCGCTGGAGGGCCAGAAAAAGAATTGCCTGATTTAAGGGGCTTTCATGAGACAGATACATACTGGATAGGCGTGGACCGGGGAACCGTGTATTTGCTGAATCGAGGAATTAAACCCCAAGCCGCATTCGGGGACTTTGACTCAGTTTCTGAAGAAGAATGGCAGTTCATCCAACAAGAAGTAAAAACTATACATACATTCCCGGCTGAAAAAGATGAGACAGACCTTGAACTTGCTTTAAGGTGGTCGATTTCACTACAGCCTAAGCAGCTAACCATTTTAGGTGCAACAGGGGGCAGAATCGATCATTTCTTTGGCACAATCAGCTTGCTTACAAGCAATCAAATGAATTTCCGTCATATGGAAGTGGAGATCATTGACCGCTCGAATCGATTGTCGGTTTGCCATGGGCCGATGAAAAGGAAAGTCAGGAAGGATTCATCTTATAAGTATTTCTCTTTTTTTCCTATTACTAAAGAAGTGAAAGGATTTACGCTTGAGGGATTTAAATACCCGCTTACAAATCATACTGTCCAATTAGGGTCTACATTATATGTAAGTAACGAATTGATAGGCGAAAGTGGTACTTTTTCATTCACCAATGGCATATTAATGGTGGTAAGAAGTTCTGATGATTGAGCAGCTTTAAATTGGAGGGGTGGCAATCATGAAATTTTATACCATTAAACTGCCTAAATTTCTTGGCGGGCTCGTCCGAGCAATGCTTGGAACACTGAAAAAATAAAGGCAGGCCATAACAGAAGATAGATAGATACAAGCAAAGCGGGGCGCCTGTGTAACTGCAGGCGCAAGCGCATACACAAATTTTGCCTATGAGTGTCCATCATGAGGTGGCTTATAGTTTCTCAATAGAAAAAACCGGCTGGTAACCAGCCGGTTTTTTTCCGTTTGGAAAATTATTATACGCGCTCTACTTTTCCGGATTTTAACGCTCTTGCAGAAACCCAAACACGTTTAGGTTTGCCATCTACTAAAATGCGAACTTTTTGCAGGTTGGCCCCCCAAGTACGCTTATTGGCGTTCATAGCGTGGGAACGAGTGTTGCCGGAACGAGCTTTACGGCCTGTTACAACACATTTTTTTGGCATATTATTCACTCCTCACCATTGAAGCTGAAAAGATGGTTTCAATACTTCATGATATTCTGAAAGATACTTTAATAATTTACCATACAACCTTTTCAATTGCAACTGTTCTTGTAAAGTCTTTCAAGAAAAAAACCTTGACATCCTCCTCCCCCATTTGAAATGATATAATGCGGGTAAGTGTTTCTTTTAAAACAAGAGCAAGTATAGTAAAATGTCTGTAGCTTACAACCAATTTTAAGGGGGGTCCTTGTGGCCATTGAGCTTAGAACAAAATACGGACAAATTGATATTTCAAATGATGTGATCGCTATGATTGCCGGTGGAGCAGCCATTGATTGTTATGGCATTGTCGGCATGGCATCGAAAAAACAAATAAAAGATGGACTTACCGAAATCCTGCGACGGGAAAATTTTGCCCGCGGCGTCGTAGTACGTCAGGAAGAAGACCAGGTATTTATCGATATGTACATCATTGTCAGCTATGGAACAAAAATATCGGAAGTAGCCAATAACGTGCAATCGAAAGTGAAATATACGCTTGATCAGACTGTTGGTCTATCTGTTGACGCAGTGAACATTTTTGTGCAAGGGGTTCGAGTAACGAACCCATAGTGTGTGAGGAGGAAAGATTTGTGTCTATTACTTCATTGGATGGAAAGCGGTTTACCGACATGGTTCAAGCGGGAGCCGCTCATTTGTCAGCCCATGCCGATATGGTCGATGCGCTGAACGTGTTTCCTGTTCCTGACGGAGATACGGGGACAAATATGAATTTGTCCATGACTTCTGGAGCAAAGGAAGTTCAGCAGAACGTGAGTGATCATTTTGGTAAAACAGCAGCAGCCTTGTCTAAAGGGCTGCTTATGGGAGCGCGTGGAAATTCAGGTGTCATTTTGTCCCAGTTGTTCCGCGGGTTTTCTAAGGCGGTAGAACAGCAGCAGGAAGTGACGAGTAAAGAGTTGGCTCAAGCTTTCGAGGCGGGAGTGGAAACTGCCTACAAGGCGGTGATGAAACCGGTGGAAGGAACCATCTTAACCGTTGCGAAGGATGCGGCAAAAAAGGCGGTTGCTTCTGCTAAAAAACAAACAGATATTATTACGGTTATGGAGGAGCTTGTAAAAGAAGCAAGAGCTTCTTTAGCTCGGACACCGGATTATTTGCCTGTGCTTAGAGAGGTTGGCGTAGTTGATAGTGGAGGACAAGGGCTGTTGCTCGTATATGAGGGCTTCCTTGCAGAATTAAAAGGAGAGAAGCTTTCTGAGGCCGTGGGCATTGCTCCGAGTATGGACGAGCTTGTTAATGCCGCCCATCATAAAAATGTCCAAAGTTTTATGGATACGTCAGCCATTGAATTTGGTTATTGTACAGAATTTATGGTTCGTTTTGAAGAAGATAAGTTGAAGAATCATCCATTTTCTGAAGAGAAATTCCGGGCGGATTTAAGTGAGTATGGGGATTCCTTGCTTGTAATAGCAGATGAGGAATTAGCCAAGGTGCATATCCATTCTGAACAGCCGGGGAATGTATTAACTTACGGTCAGCGTTACGGCAGTCTAATCAATATGAAAATTGAAAACATGCGTCAGCAGCATAGCAATATTGTGGATGCTCCAGCTAAAGGACCTGCTGTTGCACAAAAGGAAAAGCAGGAGATCGGTATTGTCACTGTCTGTATGGGTGAGGGCATCGCTCAGTTGTTTGAAAGCATTGGCGCTTCTGTAGTAATTGAAGGCGGCCAAACGATGAACCCGAGTACAGAAGATATTGTAAAGGCGATTGAAGAGGTTAATGCCAATAAGGTCATCATTCTACCGAACAACAAAAATATCATTATGGCTGCTGAGCAGGCCGCTGAAGTAGTGGAGATGGAGGCGGTTGTTATCCCTTCAAAGACTGTTCCGCAAGGGATGTCGGCTTTGCTTGCTTATAACTCTGAAGCAAGCCTTGAGGATAACCAATCAGCTATGACAGCCGCTCTTGCCCATGTAAAGACTGGGCAAATCACTTTCGCTGTTCGCGACACGAATATCGATGGTGTTGAAATTGCCAAAGATGATTTCATGGGAATTGCTGACGGAAAGATTTTGCTAACCGATAAAAATAAAGTGGACGCATCAAAAGAGCTGCTTCGGACAATGATTGATGAAGAAACAGAAATCATCACCGTTATTTACGGAGAAGATGCTTCTAAAACAGAGGTTGAGGAAGTAGTGGACTTTATTGAGGAGAATTTTGAAGAAGTGGAAGTAGAGGTTCATGAAGGCAAACAGCCGCTCTATTCTTTCATCTTTGCAGTAGAATAACCAGAAGGAAGGGCTCATCCCTTCCTTCTTCTTTATGTGCATTTTTAGCGGAATCATAGTAAAATAGAGAAGATAAGCTACGGTTAAAACGGCTTATAACCTTGTTTTGATTTTTACGAGAGCAAAATGGAAGAACATATAAATTAAAGCTGGGCGGCTGTCTTATAAACAATCAGTATTAAAGGAGGCGGCAGGGTGAAGTATAAAAGTGTATTTGACATTATTGGACCAATTATGATTGGCCCTTCAAGCTCCCATACAGCAGGAGCGGCAAGAATCGGCCGAGTGGCCAGAAGTTTATTTGGAAGAGAACCGCAGTGGGCGGTTATTTCTTTTTATGGATCATTTGCTGAAACATTTAAAGGGCATGCGACGGATGTAGCCATTGTCGGAGGGCTCCTTGACTTTGATACATTTGACGAGCGTATTAAACATGCGCTGGACATTGCTAAGGAACGGAAAATAGATATACAGTT is from Bacillus sp. PK3_68 and encodes:
- a CDS encoding thiamine diphosphokinase, which gives rise to MQIILVAGGPEKELPDLRGFHETDTYWIGVDRGTVYLLNRGIKPQAAFGDFDSVSEEEWQFIQQEVKTIHTFPAEKDETDLELALRWSISLQPKQLTILGATGGRIDHFFGTISLLTSNQMNFRHMEVEIIDRSNRLSVCHGPMKRKVRKDSSYKYFSFFPITKEVKGFTLEGFKYPLTNHTVQLGSTLYVSNELIGESGTFSFTNGILMVVRSSDD
- the spoVM gene encoding stage V sporulation protein SpoVM, whose protein sequence is MKFYTIKLPKFLGGLVRAMLGTLKK
- the rpmB gene encoding 50S ribosomal protein L28, producing the protein MPKKCVVTGRKARSGNTRSHAMNANKRTWGANLQKVRILVDGKPKRVWVSARALKSGKVERV
- a CDS encoding Asp23/Gls24 family envelope stress response protein; the protein is MAIELRTKYGQIDISNDVIAMIAGGAAIDCYGIVGMASKKQIKDGLTEILRRENFARGVVVRQEEDQVFIDMYIIVSYGTKISEVANNVQSKVKYTLDQTVGLSVDAVNIFVQGVRVTNP
- a CDS encoding DAK2 domain-containing protein, producing MSITSLDGKRFTDMVQAGAAHLSAHADMVDALNVFPVPDGDTGTNMNLSMTSGAKEVQQNVSDHFGKTAAALSKGLLMGARGNSGVILSQLFRGFSKAVEQQQEVTSKELAQAFEAGVETAYKAVMKPVEGTILTVAKDAAKKAVASAKKQTDIITVMEELVKEARASLARTPDYLPVLREVGVVDSGGQGLLLVYEGFLAELKGEKLSEAVGIAPSMDELVNAAHHKNVQSFMDTSAIEFGYCTEFMVRFEEDKLKNHPFSEEKFRADLSEYGDSLLVIADEELAKVHIHSEQPGNVLTYGQRYGSLINMKIENMRQQHSNIVDAPAKGPAVAQKEKQEIGIVTVCMGEGIAQLFESIGASVVIEGGQTMNPSTEDIVKAIEEVNANKVIILPNNKNIIMAAEQAAEVVEMEAVVIPSKTVPQGMSALLAYNSEASLEDNQSAMTAALAHVKTGQITFAVRDTNIDGVEIAKDDFMGIADGKILLTDKNKVDASKELLRTMIDEETEIITVIYGEDASKTEVEEVVDFIEENFEEVEVEVHEGKQPLYSFIFAVE